From one Brevundimonas sp. PAMC22021 genomic stretch:
- the nuoK gene encoding NADH-quinone oxidoreductase subunit NuoK yields the protein MIGLTHYLAVAAILFTIGVFGIFVNRKNIIIILMSIELILLAVNINFVAFSTYLNDISGQIMAMFVLTVAAAEAAVGLAILVTFFRNRGDIAVDDASVMKG from the coding sequence ATGATCGGCCTGACCCACTACCTGGCGGTCGCCGCCATCCTGTTCACCATTGGCGTGTTCGGCATCTTCGTGAACAGGAAGAACATCATCATCATCCTGATGTCGATCGAGCTGATCCTGCTGGCGGTGAACATCAACTTCGTCGCCTTCTCGACCTATCTGAACGACATCTCCGGGCAGATCATGGCCATGTTCGTGCTGACCGTCGCGGCGGCGGAAGCGGCTGTGGGCCTGGCGATCCTGGTGACCTTCTTCCGCAACCGCGGCGACATCGCGGTCGACGACGCCTCCGTGATGAAGGGCTGA
- a CDS encoding NADH-quinone oxidoreductase subunit J, with amino-acid sequence MQGLAFYLLATVAVVSALLVVSARNPVHSVLWLILSFFSSAGLFVLLGAEFLAMLLVVVYVGAVAVLFLFVVMMLDVDFARLRADYARYLPLGGIIAAVLLAEMIMVSVAVVQGGAANGASAPGAPGPDVTNVEAIGRVLYTDYIYFFQAAGVVLLIAMIGAITLTLRHKPHIKRQNPGDQVNRDRRKSVEIKPAATGQGLSAEELL; translated from the coding sequence ATGCAAGGCCTAGCCTTCTATCTGCTGGCGACGGTGGCCGTGGTTTCGGCCCTGCTGGTCGTCAGCGCCCGCAACCCGGTTCACAGCGTGCTGTGGCTGATCTTGTCCTTCTTCTCGTCGGCCGGGCTGTTCGTGCTGCTGGGCGCCGAGTTCCTGGCCATGCTGCTGGTCGTGGTCTACGTCGGCGCGGTCGCGGTGCTGTTCCTGTTCGTGGTCATGATGCTGGACGTCGACTTCGCCCGCCTGCGCGCCGACTACGCCCGCTACCTGCCGCTGGGCGGCATCATCGCCGCGGTGCTGCTGGCAGAGATGATCATGGTGTCGGTGGCCGTGGTGCAGGGCGGCGCGGCGAACGGCGCGAGCGCGCCCGGCGCGCCGGGGCCTGACGTGACCAATGTCGAGGCGATCGGCCGGGTGCTCTACACCGACTACATCTACTTCTTCCAGGCGGCGGGCGTGGTGCTGCTGATCGCCATGATCGGGGCGATCACCCTGACGCTGCGCCACAAGCCGCACATCAAGCGCCAGAACCCTGGCGACCAGGTCAATCGCGACCGCCGCAAGTCCGTCGAGATCAAGCCGGCCGCGACGGGTCAGGGCCTCTCGGCCGAGGAGCTTCTGTGA
- the nuoG gene encoding NADH-quinone oxidoreductase subunit NuoG: MPVAKVNGVETEFEPGMSVLQVAERAGHEIPRFCYHERLSIAGNCRMCLVEVKPGPPKPQASCALPAADGQEIFTDTPMVKKAREGVMEFLLINHPLDCPICDQGGECDLQDQAMGYGRDGSRYAENKRAVENKNMGPTIKTYMTRCIQCTRCVRFITEVAGVPDIGMISRGEDAEITTYLEKSVGSELSGNVNDLCPVGALTHRPWQYHYRPWELKKTETIDVMDALGSNISAQARGAEVMRVLPRVHEGINEEWLSDKSRYVVDGLQTRRLDRPWVRLDGKLQPASWDEALNAVAERLKAAAADRIGVIAGDLQDAESMKATLDLFRALGSANTDCRQDGAALGYGPREGWLFNSGLQGIEDADAVLLVGVNPRVEAPLLNARLRKAWLKGDMEIGLIGEAADLTFDHHYLGAGARTLADLPKAARDFLTNAKRPAIIVGASALIGEGGEAVLAQLGKLAGEIGVIADGWNGFNVLHHAAARVAGLDMGFVPGDGGLTVADMLKPGALDVLFLLGADEVDPTGSDAFRVYLGSHGDRGAHGADVILPGAAYTEKSGLYVNTEGRVQMAERVVFPKGEAKEDWAIIRALSARVGHTLPYDTLEQLRGKLMGDHPTFGRIDYLPAPQAFDLGALGRAGELGDRAFRSIVVDPYLSNPIARASTTMAELSAQRSAPVAIAAE, translated from the coding sequence ATGCCAGTCGCCAAGGTCAACGGCGTCGAAACCGAGTTCGAGCCCGGCATGTCCGTGCTGCAGGTCGCCGAGCGCGCCGGGCACGAGATTCCGCGTTTCTGCTACCACGAACGACTGTCCATCGCCGGCAACTGCCGCATGTGCCTGGTCGAGGTGAAGCCCGGCCCGCCCAAGCCGCAGGCGTCGTGCGCCCTGCCGGCCGCCGACGGCCAGGAAATCTTCACCGACACGCCGATGGTGAAGAAGGCGCGCGAAGGGGTGATGGAGTTCCTGCTCATCAACCACCCGCTGGACTGCCCGATCTGCGACCAGGGCGGCGAATGCGACCTGCAGGACCAGGCCATGGGCTATGGCCGCGACGGCTCTCGCTACGCCGAGAACAAGCGCGCGGTCGAGAACAAGAACATGGGTCCGACGATCAAGACCTATATGACGCGCTGCATCCAGTGCACGCGTTGCGTCCGCTTCATCACCGAGGTCGCGGGCGTGCCGGACATCGGCATGATCTCGCGCGGCGAGGACGCCGAAATCACGACCTATCTGGAGAAGTCGGTCGGGTCGGAGCTGTCGGGCAACGTCAACGACCTGTGCCCCGTCGGCGCCCTGACGCACCGGCCGTGGCAGTACCACTATCGTCCCTGGGAACTGAAGAAGACCGAGACCATCGACGTCATGGACGCGCTTGGCTCCAACATCTCGGCCCAAGCGCGCGGCGCCGAGGTGATGCGGGTGCTGCCGCGCGTGCACGAAGGCATCAACGAGGAGTGGTTGTCTGACAAGAGCCGCTATGTCGTCGACGGCCTGCAGACGCGTCGGCTGGATCGGCCGTGGGTGCGGCTGGACGGCAAGCTGCAGCCGGCAAGCTGGGACGAGGCGCTGAACGCCGTGGCCGAAAGGCTGAAAGCGGCGGCGGCCGACCGCATCGGCGTGATCGCCGGCGACCTGCAGGACGCCGAGTCGATGAAGGCGACGCTGGACCTGTTCCGCGCGCTCGGCTCGGCCAACACCGACTGCCGCCAGGACGGCGCGGCGCTCGGATATGGCCCGCGCGAGGGCTGGCTGTTCAACTCGGGCCTGCAAGGCATCGAAGATGCGGACGCGGTGCTGCTGGTCGGCGTCAATCCCCGCGTGGAGGCGCCGCTGCTGAACGCCCGCCTGCGCAAGGCATGGCTGAAGGGCGACATGGAGATCGGCCTGATCGGCGAGGCCGCCGACCTGACGTTCGATCATCACTATCTGGGCGCGGGCGCGCGGACCCTGGCCGACCTGCCGAAGGCGGCGCGCGACTTCCTGACCAACGCCAAACGTCCGGCGATCATCGTCGGCGCCTCGGCCCTGATCGGCGAAGGCGGCGAGGCCGTGCTGGCCCAGCTGGGCAAGCTGGCGGGCGAGATCGGCGTGATCGCCGATGGATGGAACGGCTTCAACGTGCTGCATCACGCGGCGGCGCGCGTGGCTGGCTTGGACATGGGCTTTGTGCCCGGCGACGGCGGGCTGACGGTTGCAGATATGCTGAAGCCGGGCGCGCTGGACGTGCTGTTCCTCTTGGGTGCAGACGAGGTCGATCCGACGGGCTCCGACGCCTTCCGCGTCTATCTGGGCAGCCACGGCGACCGGGGCGCGCACGGCGCCGACGTGATCCTGCCGGGCGCGGCCTATACCGAGAAGTCGGGCCTCTACGTCAACACCGAGGGCCGGGTGCAGATGGCCGAACGCGTGGTGTTTCCGAAGGGCGAGGCCAAGGAGGACTGGGCCATCATCCGGGCGCTGTCGGCGCGCGTCGGCCACACCCTGCCTTACGACACGCTGGAGCAGCTTCGCGGCAAGCTGATGGGCGATCATCCGACGTTCGGCCGGATCGACTATCTGCCCGCGCCGCAAGCCTTCGACCTTGGCGCGCTTGGCCGTGCGGGCGAGCTGGGCGACCGCGCCTTCCGCTCGATCGTCGTCGACCCCTACCTGTCCAACCCGATCGCGCGCGCCAGCACGACCATGGCCGAGCTGTCCGCCCAGCGGTCGGCGCCGGTCGCGATCGCGGCGGAGTAA
- a CDS encoding NADH-quinone oxidoreductase subunit M: MPYILSLVTFLPLLGAAAIFAARLGSKTQEAAAPAARWIALITTLVVLAVSVVLVAGFNPSNPGYQFVEMVPWFAGASYHLGVDGVSILFVLLTAFLMPICILASWRSIETRVVEYMIAFLILETLVIGVFTALDLFLFYIFFEGTLVPMFLIIGIWGGQNRIYAAYKFFLYTLLGSVLMLLAMLWMSFEAGTTSIPELKTYAFSPAVQPLLWLAFFASFAVKMPMWPVHTWLPDAHVQAPTAGSVILAGILLKLGGYGFILFNVPMFPDASEAFRPLVFTLSVIAIVYTSLVAWRQTDIKKLIAYSSVAHMGFVTLGIFSGNEQGMQGAVFQMISHGLISGALFLCVGVVYDRMHTREIAFYGGLTSRMPWFAAIFLMFTMANVGLPGTSGFIGEVLTMTGAYQASTWAALVAASGVIFSAVYALTLYRSVMFGEITNPKLAAITDIDKRELLLFVPLIVGTIWLGVYPAAVLDYTGPAVEALTNAYRVAIGG, encoded by the coding sequence GTGCCCTACATCCTGAGCCTCGTTACATTCCTGCCGCTGCTGGGCGCCGCCGCGATCTTCGCCGCGCGCCTGGGATCGAAGACGCAGGAGGCCGCCGCGCCCGCCGCGCGCTGGATCGCCCTGATCACGACGCTGGTCGTGCTGGCGGTGTCCGTCGTGCTGGTCGCCGGTTTCAATCCGTCAAACCCTGGATACCAGTTCGTGGAGATGGTCCCCTGGTTCGCGGGGGCCAGCTACCACCTGGGCGTGGACGGGGTGTCGATCCTGTTCGTGCTGCTGACCGCCTTTTTGATGCCGATCTGCATCCTGGCCAGCTGGCGCTCGATCGAGACGCGCGTCGTCGAATACATGATCGCCTTCCTGATCCTGGAAACGCTGGTCATCGGCGTGTTTACGGCGCTGGACCTGTTCCTGTTCTACATCTTCTTCGAAGGCACCCTGGTGCCGATGTTCCTGATCATCGGCATCTGGGGCGGCCAGAACCGCATCTACGCGGCGTACAAATTCTTCCTGTATACGCTGCTGGGTAGCGTGCTCATGCTGCTGGCCATGCTGTGGATGTCGTTCGAGGCGGGCACCACCAGCATTCCGGAACTGAAGACCTACGCCTTCTCGCCGGCGGTGCAGCCGCTGCTGTGGCTGGCCTTCTTCGCCTCCTTCGCGGTGAAGATGCCGATGTGGCCGGTGCATACCTGGCTGCCCGACGCCCACGTTCAGGCGCCGACCGCGGGCTCGGTGATCCTGGCCGGCATCCTGCTGAAACTCGGCGGCTACGGCTTCATCCTGTTCAATGTGCCGATGTTTCCGGATGCTTCCGAGGCGTTCCGGCCGCTGGTCTTCACCCTGTCGGTGATCGCCATCGTCTATACCTCGCTGGTCGCGTGGCGGCAGACCGACATCAAGAAGCTGATCGCCTACTCGTCGGTGGCGCACATGGGCTTTGTGACGCTTGGCATCTTCTCGGGCAACGAGCAGGGCATGCAGGGTGCGGTGTTCCAGATGATCAGCCACGGCCTGATCTCGGGCGCGCTGTTCCTGTGCGTGGGCGTGGTCTACGATCGGATGCACACCCGCGAGATCGCCTTCTACGGCGGCCTGACGTCCAGGATGCCGTGGTTCGCGGCCATCTTCCTGATGTTCACCATGGCCAACGTCGGCCTGCCGGGCACCTCGGGCTTCATCGGCGAAGTGCTGACCATGACGGGGGCCTATCAGGCCTCGACCTGGGCGGCGCTGGTGGCGGCCTCGGGCGTGATCTTCTCGGCGGTCTACGCCCTGACGCTGTACCGCAGCGTGATGTTCGGCGAGATCACCAATCCGAAGCTCGCGGCCATCACGGACATCGACAAGCGCGAGCTCTTGCTGTTCGTGCCGCTGATCGTCGGCACGATCTGGCTGGGCGTCTATCCCGCCGCCGTCCTCGACTACACCGGGCCCGCCGTCGAGGCCCTGACCAACGCCTATCGCGTCGCGATCGGCGGGTGA
- the nuoF gene encoding NADH-quinone oxidoreductase subunit NuoF: MVGILEDKDRIFTNLYGFQDWTLEGAKARGCWNATKDMLDLGRDWIINNVKASGLRGRGGAGFSTGLKWSFMPKEVKDRPHYLVVNADESEPGTCKDREIMRHDPQLLIEGCLIASFAMQAHACYIYLRGEYVLERERMEAAVKQAYEAGLIGKNNVHGWDFDVYIHHGAGAYICGEETALLESLEGKKGQPRLKPPFPAGAGLYGCPTTVNNVESIAVVGTILRRGHQWFAGFGRPNNTGTKLMAISGHVNQPCVVEEAMSIPLKQLLEEHCGGVRGGWDNLKAVIPGGSSVPLITREMSETALMDFDSLRDMRSGLGTAAVIVMDQSTDLVKAIARISYFYKHESCGQCTPCREGTGWMWRVLERMAIGEADPSEIDLLLEVSTQIEGHTICALGDAAAWPVQGLIRHFRHEIEERISSYRSRRANFAGHAIAAE, from the coding sequence ATGGTCGGAATCCTCGAAGACAAGGACCGCATCTTCACCAACCTGTACGGCTTCCAGGACTGGACGCTGGAGGGGGCGAAGGCGCGCGGCTGCTGGAACGCCACCAAGGACATGCTGGACCTTGGCCGCGACTGGATCATCAACAACGTCAAGGCGTCCGGCCTGCGCGGTCGCGGCGGCGCCGGCTTTTCCACCGGCCTGAAGTGGTCCTTCATGCCCAAGGAGGTGAAGGACCGGCCTCACTATCTGGTGGTCAATGCCGATGAGTCCGAACCCGGCACCTGCAAGGACCGGGAGATCATGCGCCATGATCCCCAACTGCTGATCGAAGGCTGCCTGATCGCGTCCTTCGCCATGCAGGCGCACGCCTGCTACATCTATCTGCGCGGCGAATATGTGCTCGAGCGCGAGCGCATGGAAGCGGCGGTCAAGCAGGCCTACGAGGCCGGGCTGATCGGCAAGAACAACGTCCACGGCTGGGACTTCGACGTCTACATCCACCACGGCGCGGGCGCCTACATCTGCGGCGAAGAGACGGCGCTGCTGGAAAGCCTGGAAGGCAAGAAGGGCCAGCCCCGCCTGAAGCCGCCGTTCCCGGCGGGCGCGGGCCTGTACGGCTGCCCGACCACGGTGAACAACGTGGAATCCATCGCCGTCGTCGGCACGATTTTGCGTCGGGGTCATCAGTGGTTCGCGGGCTTCGGCCGGCCGAACAACACCGGCACCAAGCTGATGGCCATCTCGGGCCATGTGAACCAGCCTTGCGTGGTCGAGGAGGCCATGTCGATCCCGCTGAAGCAGCTGCTGGAAGAGCACTGCGGCGGCGTGCGCGGCGGCTGGGACAATCTGAAGGCCGTGATCCCGGGCGGTTCGTCGGTGCCGCTGATCACCCGCGAGATGTCGGAAACGGCGCTGATGGACTTCGATTCCCTGCGCGACATGCGCTCGGGCCTCGGCACCGCGGCGGTGATCGTGATGGACCAGTCCACCGACCTGGTGAAGGCGATCGCCCGGATCAGCTACTTCTACAAGCACGAGAGCTGCGGCCAGTGCACGCCGTGCCGCGAGGGCACCGGCTGGATGTGGCGCGTGCTGGAGCGGATGGCCATCGGCGAGGCCGATCCGTCGGAGATCGATCTGCTGCTGGAAGTCTCGACCCAAATCGAAGGTCACACCATCTGCGCGCTCGGCGACGCCGCCGCCTGGCCGGTGCAGGGCCTGATCCGGCATTTCCGCCACGAGATCGAAGAGCGCATCTCCTCCTACCGCAGCCGTCGCGCCAACTTCGCCGGCCACGCGATCGCGGCGGAGTAG
- the nuoL gene encoding NADH-quinone oxidoreductase subunit L codes for MQTLVILGVFAPLLGAAIAGFFGRRIGNIPSQAVTTGLLFFSCIVAWTVFGAWTWGHMEAFTVRLLPFINVGDFQSAWSIRVDALSATMLIVVTSVSSLVHLYSWGYMAEDDSRPRFFAYLSLFTFMMLALVTAADFMQIFFGWEGVGLASYLLIGFWFKKPTASAAAIKAFVVNRVGDFGFVLGIMTVFWMYGTIEFAELFPLIGERAGTTWEFLGVQWSALDLAGFLLFIGAMGKSAQFFLHTWLPDAMEGPTPVSALIHAATMVTAGVYMVCLLSPIYEYAPGASQIIAIIGAITALFAATVGLTQNDIKRVIAYSTCSQLGYMFFAAGVGAYQAAMFHLFTHAFFKALLFLGAGSVIHGMHHEQDMRKMGGLWKLLPVTYAVMTIGTIAITGLGIPGVGGFAGFYSKDSIIESAFAAATTGHSAVGLFAFFIGIFAAGLTSYYSWRLVFMTFHNKPVWKEEGEAHHADDHATHAQLETHSEPLPDADDHGHAVTHSTHADHAHDDHHHHGPLHPHESPWVMLAPLILLSIGAVAAGLVFAPYFIGHHEGEFWRGAIFIGEGNHVLHESHEVPTWVKWSPLILTLIGAAFAIWIYVLREGMARRMAARNGLVYRFLYNKWWFDEAYDFIFVRGARAVGEVFYKVGDVKIIDGLGPNGAAWASLKSAGWLSKFQSGFVYYYAFVMLLGVAGLLTFAILAWGA; via the coding sequence ATCCAGACCCTCGTCATCCTCGGCGTCTTCGCCCCGCTTCTGGGCGCCGCCATCGCCGGCTTCTTCGGCCGCCGCATCGGGAACATCCCGTCGCAGGCGGTCACGACCGGCCTCCTGTTCTTCTCGTGCATCGTCGCCTGGACGGTGTTCGGCGCCTGGACCTGGGGGCACATGGAGGCCTTCACGGTCCGCCTCCTGCCCTTCATCAACGTGGGCGACTTCCAGTCGGCCTGGTCGATCCGCGTGGACGCCCTGTCGGCCACCATGCTGATCGTGGTGACCAGCGTGTCGTCACTGGTTCACTTGTATTCCTGGGGGTACATGGCCGAGGACGACAGCCGTCCGCGTTTCTTCGCCTATCTGAGCCTGTTCACCTTCATGATGCTGGCGCTGGTGACGGCCGCCGACTTCATGCAGATCTTCTTCGGCTGGGAAGGGGTGGGGCTCGCGTCCTATCTGCTGATCGGCTTCTGGTTCAAGAAGCCGACCGCCAGCGCCGCCGCGATCAAGGCCTTCGTGGTCAACCGGGTCGGCGACTTCGGCTTCGTGCTCGGCATCATGACCGTGTTCTGGATGTACGGCACCATCGAGTTCGCCGAGCTGTTCCCGCTGATCGGCGAGCGCGCCGGCACGACGTGGGAGTTTCTGGGCGTCCAGTGGTCGGCCCTCGATCTTGCCGGCTTCCTGCTGTTCATCGGGGCCATGGGCAAGTCGGCGCAGTTCTTCCTGCACACCTGGCTGCCGGACGCGATGGAGGGCCCGACGCCGGTGTCCGCCCTGATCCACGCCGCGACCATGGTTACCGCCGGCGTCTACATGGTCTGCCTGCTGAGCCCGATCTATGAATATGCGCCGGGCGCCAGCCAGATCATCGCCATCATCGGCGCGATCACGGCCCTGTTCGCCGCGACCGTCGGTCTGACGCAGAACGACATCAAGCGGGTCATCGCCTATTCTACCTGTTCGCAGCTGGGCTACATGTTCTTTGCGGCGGGCGTCGGCGCCTATCAGGCGGCCATGTTCCACCTGTTCACCCACGCCTTCTTCAAGGCCCTGCTGTTCCTGGGCGCCGGGTCGGTGATCCACGGCATGCACCATGAGCAGGACATGCGGAAGATGGGCGGGCTGTGGAAGCTGCTGCCGGTCACCTATGCGGTGATGACTATCGGCACGATCGCCATCACCGGCCTGGGCATCCCGGGCGTGGGCGGCTTCGCCGGCTTCTATTCCAAGGACTCGATCATCGAGAGCGCCTTCGCGGCCGCGACGACCGGGCATTCGGCGGTCGGCCTGTTCGCCTTCTTTATCGGCATCTTCGCGGCGGGCCTGACGTCCTACTATTCGTGGCGTCTGGTGTTCATGACCTTCCACAACAAGCCTGTGTGGAAGGAAGAGGGCGAGGCGCATCACGCCGACGACCACGCCACGCACGCGCAACTGGAAACCCACTCCGAGCCGCTGCCGGATGCGGACGATCACGGCCACGCCGTTACGCACTCGACGCATGCCGATCATGCGCATGACGACCATCATCACCATGGCCCGCTGCATCCGCACGAAAGCCCGTGGGTGATGCTGGCGCCGCTGATCCTGCTGTCGATCGGCGCGGTCGCCGCGGGCCTGGTCTTCGCGCCCTACTTCATCGGCCACCACGAGGGCGAGTTCTGGCGCGGCGCCATCTTCATCGGCGAGGGCAACCACGTGCTGCACGAGAGCCACGAGGTCCCGACCTGGGTAAAGTGGTCGCCGCTGATCCTGACGCTGATCGGCGCCGCCTTCGCCATCTGGATCTACGTGCTGCGTGAAGGCATGGCCCGGCGCATGGCGGCTCGCAACGGGCTGGTCTATCGTTTCCTCTACAACAAGTGGTGGTTCGACGAGGCCTACGACTTCATCTTCGTGCGCGGCGCGCGCGCCGTCGGCGAGGTCTTCTACAAGGTCGGTGACGTGAAGATCATTGATGGCCTGGGGCCGAACGGCGCCGCCTGGGCCTCGCTGAAGTCCGCCGGTTGGCTGTCGAAGTTCCAGTCCGGTTTCGTCTACTACTATGCCTTCGTGATGCTGCTCGGGGTGGCTGGCCTGCTCACCTTCGCCATCCTCGCGTGGGGAGCCTGA
- the nuoH gene encoding NADH-quinone oxidoreductase subunit NuoH, producing the protein MDPVSFWATPIGWTLMTLGQVLLITVGVLVAVAFLLLADRKIWAGVQMRKGPNVVGPFGLLQSFADMLKFVLKEVVIPAGADKTVFIIAPIITVILAFMAWAVIPFAPGWVVSDLNVGILYIFAVSSLGVYGIIMGGWASNSKYPFLGSLRSAAQMVSYEVSLGLIIINVIILAGTMNLSQIVLNQQGMFWNWYGFGGGAGTWPLVVILFPMSIIFFISALAETNRPPFDLPEAESELVAGYQVEYSSTPYLLFMMGEYVNIVFMSAMISLLFFGGWNPGVPQGWLDALPGWLEYTIYFLTFVAKTVFWFAMISMVKAFVPRYRYDQLMRLGWKIFLPASLVAVIIVSAWRVFVVGS; encoded by the coding sequence ATGGATCCCGTTTCCTTCTGGGCCACGCCGATCGGCTGGACGCTGATGACGCTGGGCCAGGTGCTGCTGATCACCGTCGGCGTGCTGGTGGCCGTGGCCTTCCTGCTGCTGGCCGACCGCAAGATCTGGGCCGGCGTGCAGATGCGGAAAGGACCCAACGTGGTTGGGCCGTTCGGCCTGCTGCAGTCCTTCGCCGACATGCTGAAGTTCGTGCTGAAGGAGGTCGTGATCCCGGCTGGCGCGGACAAGACGGTGTTCATCATCGCGCCGATCATCACCGTGATCCTCGCCTTCATGGCCTGGGCGGTGATCCCGTTCGCGCCCGGCTGGGTGGTGTCCGACCTGAACGTCGGCATCCTGTACATCTTCGCGGTGTCGTCGCTGGGCGTCTACGGCATCATCATGGGCGGATGGGCGTCCAACTCGAAGTATCCGTTCCTGGGTTCGCTCCGGTCGGCGGCGCAGATGGTGTCCTATGAGGTGTCGCTGGGTCTGATCATCATCAATGTGATCATCCTGGCCGGCACCATGAACCTGTCTCAAATCGTGCTGAACCAGCAGGGCATGTTCTGGAACTGGTACGGCTTCGGCGGCGGGGCGGGCACCTGGCCGCTGGTGGTGATCCTGTTCCCGATGTCGATCATCTTCTTCATCTCGGCGCTGGCCGAGACGAACCGGCCGCCGTTCGACCTGCCGGAAGCCGAGTCCGAACTCGTGGCCGGCTATCAGGTGGAATACAGCTCGACGCCGTACCTGCTGTTCATGATGGGCGAGTACGTCAACATCGTCTTCATGTCGGCGATGATCAGCCTGCTGTTCTTCGGCGGCTGGAACCCGGGCGTGCCACAGGGTTGGCTGGACGCGCTGCCGGGCTGGCTCGAGTACACGATCTACTTCCTGACGTTCGTGGCCAAGACGGTGTTCTGGTTCGCGATGATCTCGATGGTGAAGGCGTTCGTGCCGCGCTATCGCTACGATCAGCTGATGCGGCTGGGATGGAAGATCTTCCTGCCGGCCTCGCTGGTCGCGGTGATCATCGTCTCGGCCTGGCGCGTGTTCGTGGTGGGATCGTGA
- the nuoI gene encoding NADH-quinone oxidoreductase subunit NuoI, which yields MFTRIVQATKGAMMLDVIGAVGLSLKYMARPKATVNYPFERNPQSPRFRGEHALRRYPNGEERCIACKLCEAICPAQAITIESEPRADGSRRTTRYDIDMVKCIYCGLCQEACPVDAIVEGPNQEFTVETREELLYNKERLLNNGDRWERVIAKNLELDAPYR from the coding sequence ATGTTCACCCGTATCGTCCAGGCGACCAAGGGCGCGATGATGCTGGACGTCATCGGCGCCGTCGGCCTGTCGCTGAAGTACATGGCGCGGCCGAAGGCGACCGTGAACTATCCGTTCGAGCGCAATCCGCAGTCGCCTCGGTTCCGCGGCGAACACGCGCTGCGCCGCTATCCGAACGGCGAGGAACGCTGCATCGCCTGCAAGCTGTGCGAGGCCATCTGCCCGGCACAGGCCATCACCATCGAGTCCGAGCCGCGCGCCGACGGCAGCCGCCGCACCACGCGCTACGACATCGACATGGTGAAATGCATCTACTGCGGCCTGTGCCAGGAAGCCTGCCCGGTGGACGCCATCGTCGAGGGTCCGAACCAGGAGTTCACGGTCGAGACGCGCGAGGAGCTGCTCTACAACAAGGAGCGGCTGCTGAATAACGGCGACCGCTGGGAGCGGGTGATCGCGAAGAATCTGGAACTGGACGCGCCTTACCGCTAA